The Phoenix dactylifera cultivar Barhee BC4 chromosome 9, palm_55x_up_171113_PBpolish2nd_filt_p, whole genome shotgun sequence genome window below encodes:
- the LOC103704699 gene encoding heat shock 70 kDa protein 15-like, with translation MSVVGFDVGNESCIVAVARQRGIDVVLNDESKRETPAVVCFGEKQRFIGTAGAASSTMNPKNSVSQIKRLVGRKFSDPELQRDLQSLSFLVSEGPDGFPLIHARYLGEQRAFTPTQVLAMVLSNLKSIAEKNLGAAVVDCCIGIPVYFTDLQRRAVLDAAAIAGLRPLRLFHETTATALAYGIYKTDLPENDQLNVAFVDVGHASMQVCIAGYKKGQLKILAHAYDRSLGGRDFDEVLFKHFASKFKEEYKIDVYQNARACLRLRAACEKLKKMLSANPEAPLNIECLMDEKDVRGFIKREEFEQISIPILQRVKGPLEKALLEAGLSTESIHAVEIVGSGSRVPAIIKILTEFFGKEPRRTMNASECVARGCALQCAILSPTFKVREFQVHDSFPFPIALSWKGSAPDSQNSATENQQSSIVFPKGNPIPSVKALTFYRSSTFTVDVMFADAGDLQAPAKISSCTIGPFQSSKEERAKLKVKVRLNIHGIVSIESATMLEEEEIEVPVTAAKEPPKEAAKMDTDETSVSSRTEADVNMQDAKTATTDNSGSGVENGAPEAEEKPAQMETDAKVEVPKKKVKKTNVPVSVLVYGGMSAEDLQKAVEKEFELALQDRVMEETKDKKNAVEAYVYDMRNKLYDKYQDFVTATEKDELIAKLQEVEDWLYEDGEDETKGVYVAKLVELKKQGDPIEERYKEWTERGPTVDQLIYCINSFREAALSKDPKFDHIDITDKQKVVNECAEAETWLSEKKQQQDALPKHSTPVLLSADLKTKAETLDRFCRPIMTKPRPPPAKPQTPPPAETPAQPEATEQQPQGDGTQGEHLADESGQAVPTAPEPMDTDKSEGVTDPGA, from the exons ATGAGCGTTGTCGGGTTCGATGTCGGAAATGAGAGCTGCATTGTTGCGGTCGCTCGGCAACGCGGCATCGATGTGGTTCTCAATGATGAATCCAAGAGAGAGACTCCAGCGGTCGTGTGCTTCGGTGAGAAGCAGCGGTTCATTGGGACTGCTGGAGCCGCATCCTCTACGATGAATCCCAAGAACTCTGTCTCCCAGATAAAGCGTCTGGTGGGCCGGAAATTCTCTGATCCCGAGCTCCAGAGGGACCTGCAGTCCCTCTCCTTCTTGGTGTCAGAAGGCCCTGATGGGTTTCCTCTGATCCATGCTAGGTACCTCGGGGAACAAAGGGCCTTTACTCCGACCCAAGTCCTGGCAATGGTTCTTTCTAATCTGAAGAGCATCGCGGAGAAGAATCTTGGTGCGGCGGTTGTGGATTGCTGCATTGGTATCCCAGTATATTTCACTGATCTCCAGAGAAGGGCTGTTCTGGATGCTGCTGCTATTGCAGGATTGCGTCCTCTCCGGTTGTTCCATGAGACCACGGCAACTGCTCTGGCATATGGTATCTACAAGACAGACTTACCTGAGAATGATCAGCTCAATGTGGCGTTTGTTGACGttggtcatgcaagcatgcagGTCTGCATTGCTGGGTATAAGAAGGGGCAGCTGAAGATTTTGGCCCATGCCTATGATCGGTCTCTTGGTGGGAGAGATTTTGATGAGGTCCTCTTTAAGCACTTTGCGTCTAAGTTCAAGGAGGAGTACAAGATTGATGTTTACCAGAATGCTCGTGCCTGCCTAAGACTCAGGGCAGCATGCGAGAAGCTGAAGAAGATGCTGAGTGCAAACCCTGAGGCACCGTTGAATATTGAGTGCTTGATGGATGAGAAGGATGTGAGGGGATTCATTAAGAGGGAGGAGTTCGAGCAGATCAGCATCCCAATATTGCAGCGGGTTAAGGGACCATTGGAGAAGGCACTTCTGGAAGCTGGGCTGAGCACGGAAAGTATTCATGCAGTTGAGATTGTTGGATCAGGGTCTCGTGTTCCAGCTATTATTAAGATATTGACAGAGTTTTTCGGAAAGGAGCCTAGACGTACCATGAATGCGAGTGAGTGTGTTGCCCGGGGTTGTGCCCTTCAATGTGCCATTCTCAGCCCCACATTCAAAGTGCGGGAATTTCAg GTTCATGACAGCTTCCCTTTCCCTATTGCCTTGTCATGGAAAGGATCTGCCCCAGACTCGCAGAATAGTGCAACAGAAAACCAGCAGAGTTCAATTGTATTTCCAAAGGGGAATCCAATTCCTAGTGTCAAAGCTCTTACATTCTACAGATCTAGTACATTTACAGTTGATGTGATGTTTGCTGATGCGGGTGATTTGCAAGCTCCAGCAAAGATTAGCTCATGCACG ATTGGCCCATTTCAATCCAGCAAAGAAGAGCGCGCTAAATTGAAAGTTAAAGTTCGCCTGAATATCCATGGGATTGTTTCTATCGAGTCGGCAACT atgttggaggaggaagaaattgAAGTTCCAGTAACAGCTGCAAAGGAGCCTCCAAAGGAGGCTGCCAAGATGGACACAGATGAAACAAGTGTCTCCTCCAGAACTGAAGCTGATGTAAATATGCAGGATGCTAAAACTGCAACAACAGATAACTCTGGTTCTGGGGTGGAAAATGGTGCGCCAGAGGCTGAAGAAAAACCTGCGCAGATGGAAACTGATGCCAAG GTCGAGGTTCCCAAAAAGAAGGTGAAGAAAACAAATGTTCCAGTTTCTGTACTGGTTTATGGTGGAATGTCGGCCGAAGATTTGCAAAAAGCAGTTGAGAAGGAGTTTGAATTGGCTCTTCAAGACAGGGTAATGGAAGAAACCAAAGACAAAAAGAATGCTGTTGAAGCATATGTTTACGACATGCGAAACAAG CTTTATGATAAGTATCAGGATTTCGTGACAGCAACGGAGAAGGATGAGCTCATTGCAAAGCTTCAGGAGGTCGAGGACTGGTTGTATGAAGATGGTGAGGATGAGACAAAGGGTGTTTATGTTGCTAAGCTTGTGGAACTCAAAAAG CAAGGTGACCCTATTGAAGAACGGTACAAGGAGTGGACAGAAAGAGGTCCAACCGTTGATCAACTCATCTACTGTATCAATAGTTTCAGAGAGGCCGCCTTGTCCAAAGATCCTAAATTCGATCACATTGACATAACAGATAAGCAGAAG GTCGTTAATGAATGTGCTGAAGCAGAAACCTGGTTAAGCGAGAAAAAGCAGCAGCAGGATGCCTTGCCGAAGCATTCCActcctgttcttctttctgcagATTTGAAAACAAAGGCTGAAACGCTGGACAG GTTTTGCAGGCCGATAATGACAAAGCCAAGGCCTCCTCCAGCCAAGCCGCAGACCCCACCTCCAGCTGAGACGCCAGCACAACCTGAAGCCACCGAGCAGCAGCCTCAAGGAGATGGTACGCAGGGGGAGCACTTGGCTGATGAAAGTGGTCAGGCAGTGCCAACTGCACCCGAGCCAATGGATACGGACAAGTCAGAGGGTGTCACAGATCCTGGAGCATAA